From a region of the Teredinibacter turnerae genome:
- the ihfA gene encoding integration host factor subunit alpha: MQASDNGSKESLTKADLAENLYEELGFNKREAKELVEYFFEEIRNALENNEQVKLSGFGNFDLRDKKQRPGRNPKTGEEIPITARRVVTFRPGQKLKARVEAYAGTE, translated from the coding sequence ATGCAAGCCTCCGATAATGGCTCAAAAGAATCGTTAACCAAAGCGGATTTGGCAGAAAACCTCTACGAGGAACTTGGCTTCAACAAGCGTGAAGCCAAAGAACTGGTAGAGTACTTCTTCGAAGAGATTCGCAACGCGCTCGAAAACAACGAGCAAGTGAAGCTGAGCGGCTTCGGAAACTTTGATTTGCGCGACAAGAAACAGCGTCCGGGCAGAAATCCCAAAACCGGGGAAGAGATCCCTATCACCGCGCGAAGAGTGGTAACATTTCGGCCAGGACAAAAATTAAAGGCACGAGTCGAAGCGTATGCTGGAACCGAGTAA
- a CDS encoding MerR family transcriptional regulator yields MLEPSNNDELPVIPGKRYFTIGEVSELCAVKPHVLRYWEQEFPQLKPVKRRGNRRYYQRSDVLTIRQIRSLLYDQGFTIGGARQQMTTDGKPEELVLGDVVQDMIRELEAVLAMLKS; encoded by the coding sequence ATGCTGGAACCGAGTAATAACGACGAATTACCCGTAATCCCTGGCAAGCGCTACTTCACCATTGGAGAAGTCAGCGAGTTGTGTGCGGTAAAACCGCACGTTCTTCGTTATTGGGAACAGGAGTTTCCGCAACTCAAACCGGTTAAACGCCGCGGCAACCGCCGGTACTATCAGCGGTCCGATGTACTTACCATCCGCCAAATCCGCTCCCTGCTCTACGATCAAGGCTTTACCATCGGCGGTGCGCGCCAGCAAATGACCACTGACGGCAAGCCAGAAGAGCTTGTTCTGGGCGATGTTGTACAGGATATGATCAGAGAGCTGGAAGCCGTTTTGGCGATGCTCAAAAGCTAA
- a CDS encoding winged helix-turn-helix domain-containing protein, with product MIEAIVGSTSAERVLMFITARESGYAAEIAKTFSTDISPIQKQLDRLERDGLLINEKIGRTRLYKYNPRYPFVPELKALIDKALAMAPEAIQDTLLYDRRRPRKKDKPL from the coding sequence ATGATTGAAGCGATTGTTGGCTCTACTAGTGCAGAGCGTGTGCTCATGTTTATCACCGCTCGCGAATCCGGGTATGCGGCAGAAATTGCAAAAACTTTTTCTACCGATATAAGCCCTATTCAAAAACAACTGGACCGCCTTGAGCGAGATGGCCTGCTCATCAATGAGAAAATAGGCAGAACGAGGTTGTACAAATACAACCCGCGGTACCCTTTTGTACCAGAGCTAAAGGCACTGATTGATAAGGCGCTAGCGATGGCGCCGGAGGCGATTCAAGACACTCTGCTTTACGACCGTCGCAGGCCACGTAAGAAGGATAAACCCTTATGA
- a CDS encoding IS5 family transposase, translated as MSLLSFSDAEGQAKRKQTRRERFLLEMDKLLPWSELERPIARYYSKSLRGRKPFPLSSMLRIHCMQLFYNLSDPAMEDTLYEVESMRRFAGISIDTVPDETTILNFRHLLERHNLGKKLFSKINKHLAKQGLSFKEGTIVDATIISAPTSTKNESGQRDLEMHQTKKGNEWHFGMKMHIGVDDAFGVIHSMDTTPANVHDINLGRQLLHGNENRMWGDAGYLGIEKRDEVQNLDIDWFVGCRPGKRKTLSGAAAQLEKIKASVRAKVEHPFRIIKQQFGYSKTRYRGLAKNTERLYLLAGFANLVTCKRYLLS; from the coding sequence ATGTCCCTGTTAAGCTTTTCAGATGCCGAAGGCCAGGCAAAACGCAAACAAACCCGCAGGGAAAGATTCCTTCTTGAGATGGATAAGCTCCTCCCCTGGAGTGAGCTCGAAAGGCCGATAGCCCGCTACTACTCAAAATCACTGCGGGGTCGAAAACCGTTCCCGCTTTCAAGCATGCTTCGCATTCACTGCATGCAACTGTTTTATAATCTCAGCGACCCTGCGATGGAGGACACCTTGTACGAAGTTGAATCCATGAGACGCTTTGCCGGAATCAGTATTGATACTGTTCCGGACGAAACAACGATTTTAAATTTCCGTCACTTGCTCGAAAGACATAACCTCGGGAAGAAACTGTTTTCCAAAATAAACAAACACCTAGCCAAACAAGGCCTTTCCTTTAAGGAAGGCACGATTGTTGATGCCACTATTATCAGCGCGCCGACTTCGACAAAAAACGAATCCGGCCAGCGAGATCTCGAGATGCACCAAACCAAAAAGGGAAATGAATGGCATTTTGGAATGAAAATGCACATTGGCGTAGACGATGCGTTTGGTGTAATCCATAGCATGGATACTACCCCGGCAAATGTTCACGATATAAATTTGGGCAGACAATTACTGCATGGTAACGAAAATCGTATGTGGGGTGATGCGGGTTACCTCGGGATTGAAAAACGGGACGAGGTACAAAACCTGGATATAGACTGGTTTGTTGGCTGCCGCCCCGGAAAACGAAAGACCTTAAGCGGCGCAGCGGCACAGCTTGAAAAAATCAAGGCGAGTGTACGCGCGAAAGTGGAACATCCGTTTCGCATTATTAAACAGCAGTTTGGTTACAGTAAAACCCGCTATCGCGGATTGGCGAAAAATACGGAGCGTTTATATTTGTTGGCGGGGTTCGCAAACCTTGTTACATGCAAGCGGTATTTGCTGTCCTGA
- the drt3b gene encoding antiviral reverse transcriptase Drt3b — translation MSRVQVKADRKDYLRALLTDVTPYEMPIITCGVGLYEHAKKLENDSFEFYDIVDKILGFKKRTKPYKYKVNKEGGGLRELFLVHPASQVAYAKFLKEYDNIIAYYCRRSKTSIRSPTKVGDIYYVDSPVFLPDKYRDNSILISGEELYKKYAISYFSYRGYTRLHKFWNSFELLKLEKRYRYLLMIDVSAFFSSIYTHSLSWSTHGKEFSKDLNRASYFSGDFDRLMQNSNHGETNGIPVGPEISRVFAEVLMEGVDKAVVRRLERQSLKLGVDYVIRRYVDDFYIFCNDEGARDEIEGHYIDELMNYNLFVNESKTNRMERPFLTSRSSAMKSLSDLLNDFFVKIMTQKNDGGLAPVYVRYRHRLYVDFVGRVKSILAKADLGYEVASSYIISAIFRRSALLIEDFNDECGGREGALYLRCFDVFSQIVFYFYSVFPLVGSSFDLLKFVVLVSRFFKREFPDFSEMIFQRMYEGGVAFLKSPEVASPSYVDNHVSLEKINVLIALRELGDEYLLPSDFICSQVIGDRNLGYYEIISLLFYIGGRDEYAVISEKIMVRLERLKLHMSRIIDDSESIHIMLDVISCPHVDAGFRKAILKDFRKSNGLRALNSAEAEKELTFMSQNPWFVDWNRLDLLNLIEKKELRVGSYS, via the coding sequence ATGTCTAGAGTTCAAGTAAAAGCGGACAGAAAGGATTATCTTCGGGCATTATTAACAGATGTTACGCCTTATGAGATGCCGATTATTACTTGTGGGGTTGGGTTGTATGAACATGCTAAAAAATTAGAAAACGATTCGTTTGAATTTTACGATATAGTGGATAAAATCCTCGGTTTTAAGAAGCGAACCAAACCCTACAAATATAAAGTAAACAAGGAGGGTGGTGGGCTTCGGGAATTGTTTTTAGTTCACCCAGCATCGCAGGTTGCTTACGCAAAATTTTTAAAAGAATACGATAATATCATTGCATATTATTGTCGAAGGTCGAAAACATCAATTCGCTCACCGACAAAAGTGGGCGACATCTACTACGTGGATTCTCCAGTTTTTCTTCCGGATAAATATCGTGACAATTCGATTTTGATAAGCGGTGAAGAGTTGTACAAAAAGTACGCTATCTCGTATTTTTCTTACAGAGGTTACACTCGGTTGCACAAGTTTTGGAATTCTTTTGAGTTGTTAAAGCTTGAGAAACGCTATCGGTATCTATTAATGATAGATGTTAGTGCTTTTTTTTCGTCGATCTATACCCACAGTTTAAGTTGGTCCACACATGGAAAAGAATTCTCTAAAGATCTAAATCGGGCTAGCTACTTTTCTGGTGATTTTGACCGGCTAATGCAAAATTCTAATCATGGCGAAACAAACGGAATCCCCGTCGGCCCCGAAATATCCAGAGTGTTTGCGGAAGTTCTTATGGAAGGCGTTGATAAAGCTGTCGTGCGTAGATTGGAGCGTCAAAGTCTCAAACTGGGTGTGGACTACGTAATTAGAAGATATGTCGATGATTTTTATATTTTTTGTAATGATGAGGGGGCGCGTGATGAGATTGAGGGGCATTATATTGATGAGTTAATGAATTATAATTTGTTCGTGAACGAATCAAAAACTAATCGTATGGAGCGGCCTTTTTTAACTTCAAGGTCGTCCGCGATGAAATCATTATCTGATTTGTTAAACGATTTTTTTGTAAAAATAATGACTCAAAAAAATGATGGAGGTCTAGCGCCTGTTTATGTTCGGTATCGCCATCGGTTATATGTTGATTTTGTCGGTAGAGTGAAGTCTATACTTGCTAAGGCTGATCTGGGGTATGAGGTGGCGTCTTCTTACATTATTTCTGCTATTTTTAGACGTTCAGCCCTGCTGATAGAAGATTTTAATGACGAGTGTGGAGGGCGTGAAGGTGCTTTGTATTTGCGGTGTTTTGATGTTTTTTCTCAGATCGTATTTTATTTCTATTCAGTATTTCCTCTGGTTGGCTCTTCATTTGACCTATTGAAATTTGTTGTTCTTGTGTCTAGATTCTTCAAAAGGGAATTTCCAGATTTCTCGGAAATGATTTTTCAAAGAATGTACGAAGGCGGGGTTGCCTTTTTGAAATCTCCGGAAGTCGCCTCGCCCAGTTATGTTGATAATCACGTTTCTCTTGAAAAAATTAATGTGCTAATTGCTTTGCGAGAGCTGGGTGATGAGTACTTGTTGCCTTCAGATTTTATTTGTAGCCAGGTGATTGGAGATAGGAATTTGGGATACTACGAAATAATATCTTTGCTATTTTACATTGGGGGTAGAGATGAATACGCTGTTATATCTGAGAAAATCATGGTGCGGCTAGAGCGCTTGAAGTTGCATATGTCAAGAATAATAGATGATTCTGAGTCTATCCATATTATGTTGGATGTGATTTCTTGCCCTCACGTAGATGCGGGATTCAGAAAAGCGATTCTAAAAGACTTTAGGAAAAGTAATGGATTGCGAGCACTGAATAGTGCGGAGGCTGAGAAAGAGTTAACTTTTATGTCGCAGAATCCTTGGTTTGTAGATTGGAATAGGCTTGATCTTTTAAACCTAATTGAAAAGAAAGAATTGAGAGTTGGTTCCTACTCATGA
- the drt3a gene encoding antiviral reverse transcriptase Drt3a, with amino-acid sequence MYNSAFSAISLRGELKSKDFQAARKEDLNAWLVDQVQKAVEISVDGFEACMSLRQEFRKGKAVWVVESLPQQLVIRKISNNIRRLTWVKQASRDIIVGDLIGFLKSDINYRIYKLDIQSFYESVSPEILISRLYRDTSVSRSTARLVKSFFCELSNKRIVGLPRGISLSATLSELFIRDFDAAVLASEKVFFYNRYVDDLIVITDGTENPKDFVSWLGDKLPGELKFNDCKTDIGCILRQPKKNDFGKIRHCFNFLGYELTIKNPAQEHCARGVLVDICESKSKRIKTKIALSLLSFNKNSNFELLDMRIRYLTSNYAIYDPDQDRIRMAGIFYNYKRVNVEDRLRELDLYFKAMLLGGGGKLSAGIMELITREQRRKLLSYSFCRGFASRIKYHFSSADYRSIKRCWVNV; translated from the coding sequence ATGTATAACAGTGCTTTTTCTGCGATTAGCTTGAGGGGAGAGTTAAAATCTAAGGACTTTCAGGCGGCTAGAAAGGAGGACTTGAATGCTTGGTTGGTTGATCAAGTCCAAAAGGCAGTGGAAATTTCAGTGGACGGTTTTGAGGCTTGCATGAGCCTCCGGCAAGAATTTAGAAAGGGAAAAGCTGTTTGGGTGGTTGAATCGTTACCTCAACAACTTGTGATAAGGAAAATATCGAATAATATTCGTAGGTTAACTTGGGTGAAGCAAGCTAGCAGAGATATCATAGTTGGGGATTTGATCGGTTTCTTAAAGTCAGACATAAATTATCGTATTTACAAGCTAGATATTCAAAGCTTTTACGAGTCTGTATCTCCCGAAATCCTAATTTCACGGTTATATCGTGATACATCAGTTTCTCGCTCAACCGCTCGGTTAGTTAAATCTTTTTTTTGTGAGCTATCGAATAAAAGAATTGTAGGATTGCCCAGAGGGATCTCTCTAAGTGCGACCTTGTCGGAGCTTTTCATTCGTGATTTTGATGCTGCAGTTTTGGCGAGTGAAAAGGTATTTTTTTATAATCGCTATGTTGATGATCTCATAGTTATTACGGACGGCACAGAAAACCCGAAAGATTTTGTTAGCTGGTTGGGCGATAAGCTTCCTGGAGAGCTTAAATTTAATGATTGCAAGACTGATATCGGGTGTATTTTACGCCAGCCTAAAAAAAATGATTTTGGAAAAATAAGGCACTGTTTTAATTTTCTCGGTTACGAATTGACGATAAAAAATCCAGCTCAAGAACATTGTGCAAGAGGGGTTTTGGTTGATATTTGTGAATCGAAGTCTAAGCGAATTAAAACGAAAATAGCTCTTTCATTATTAAGTTTCAACAAAAATAGTAATTTTGAATTGTTAGATATGCGGATTCGATATTTAACCAGTAACTACGCAATATATGATCCCGATCAAGATCGGATACGGATGGCTGGTATTTTTTATAATTACAAACGGGTGAATGTGGAGGATCGCTTAAGAGAGCTTGATTTATATTTTAAGGCTATGCTTCTTGGAGGTGGTGGAAAGTTATCAGCAGGGATAATGGAATTAATTACTCGGGAGCAAAGGCGTAAGCTCTTGTCCTATTCCTTTTGTAGGGGGTTTGCCTCTCGGATTAAATACCACTTTAGTTCGGCTGACTATCGTAGTATTAAGAGATGCTGGGTAAATGTCTAG